The following are from one region of the Amia ocellicauda isolate fAmiCal2 chromosome 1, fAmiCal2.hap1, whole genome shotgun sequence genome:
- the spats1 gene encoding spermatogenesis-associated serine-rich protein 1 yields MTSLEKDVLVHSHKGPERRHFSSHLVPSADTNQAHKAQGRRYHPHGHGKETLFRPHAQHMEPRFTKSDLDWKSGLRWLPQPRYSDAPFPDFKVIKFPGETRLQRPFPQANMATHSEWTFYPNFGLPSAYHIGKKCIIDGVHYSNLKSTAENTLPIKLGRKKQVVKSHSFNSEGSKPYLAPEYSPDFHKLGSTLPVPNFGGAAVMKTDTFIPLHHLPRSKCKLYLEKKATQELKGELLEVKQLNEWIPAIPIFQSVFRSDVLRK; encoded by the exons ATGACTTCTCTCGAAAAAGATGTGTTAGTCCACAGTCATAAAG GACCAGAGAGACGTCATTTCTCAAGTCATTTGGTGCCCAGCGCTGATACAAATCAGGCTCATAAAGCCCAAGGTAGACGTTATCATCCACATGGTCATGGAAAGGAGACTCTCTTCAGGCCTCACGCACAGCACATGGAGCCTCGCTTCACTAA GAGTGACCTTGACTGGAAATCCGGTCTACGCTGGTTGCCTCAGCCACGTTATAGTGATGCTCCCTTTCCTGATTTTAAAGTGATTAAATTTCCCGGTGAAACCAGATTGCAAAGGCCTTTTCCAC AGGCGAACATGGCTACTCATTCAGAATGGACATTTTATCCAAACTTTGGCCTTCCTTCAGCCTATCATATTGGCAAAAAGTGCATAATTGATGGAGTCCATTATAGTAACCTGAAGAGCACAGCAGAAAACACTTTACCCATCAAGCTAGGGAGGAAAAAGCAGG TTGTTAAATCTCACAGCTTTAATTCTGAGGGCAGTAAACCTTATCTGGCTCCTGAGTACAGTCCAGACTTTCACAAATTAGGATCCACGTTGCCTGTTCCAAACTTTGG GGGAGCAGCAGTAATGAAGACAGATACATTCATTCCTCTTCATCACCTGCCCAGATCAAAATG TAAACTGTATCTAGAAAAGAAGGCGACTCAGGAATTGAAGGGAGAGTTGCTAGAAGTAAAGCAGCTGAATGAATGGATTCCAGCAATACCCATCTTTCAGTCAGTCTTCAGAAGTGATGttttaaggaaataa